The genomic region TTCTGGGCGCGATCGTGCCGGCCGGGCCACAATGGATTCGACTGTTCAAATAGGCCAGCCCGGCATGGATCAAGTACTTTTCTGGAGCGCCCTGGTCATCGGCATCTGTGCGATGTGGTGGTTCAAGGCCAGCAGAAAGCAGACCCCCACACAAACGGAAGAGCGTACCCTCCCAACGGGCGTTATCCTGGAACCGCAGCCTCTTCTCAGCGATCGGGATGTGCGGCTTTACAATCTGCTCCGGATGGCGGCGCAGGACCGCTATATCATACTGGCACGGGTTCCGCTGTTGGGAATCCTGAGGGTGCAGGTCGAGGGCTCCGGGCGGATGCAGATGCTGCGCCGCATGGCACTTCAGCACGTGGACTTCGTGCTGATTCATCCGGGCTGTCGCCTCGTCGAACACGTTGTGCAAGTTGAAGGCGACCAGGAATTGAACGCACGCGAGACGGAAAAACGTCAGGACATCCGGAGAATCGTTCATGCCTCCGGTATCCACCTGGTCGTTCTTGAAGCGGATCGGTTCTATTCAGTGCGGCAGCTGGAAGAAATGCTGGGTCTTGCCGGCGAGTGAGCGGCAGTGCCGCTTCTCAGCTCCTCCGAACGAACGTGCCGCTATTCCGGTAACGTTGTCGATTCGGCTCGGGGCTGTTCCATATCGAGCGCCTTTCTCGCCGCCTCGGCCTCCGGACTGTCCGGATATTCGTCGAGCACGCGCTCGTACATCATTCGTGCTTTCTCATGGTCTTTGAGCTTGGTATAGGTCTGGCCGATCTTGAGGGTCGACGCGGGCAGCTTGGGGCTGAGGGGGTAGTAGGAAACCACATTATAGAATGAAGCCAAGGCATCCTTGTAACGCCCCATCCGGTACTGACATTCCCCGACCCAGTATTGTGCGTTCGCCGCAAGCGCGGTTTGGGCATGGAGTTCGAGGAACAGGCGAAAACCGGCGAGAGCCGCTTCGTAATCCCGGTGCTTGAATTCTTCCATGACCCGATCATACAAATGACGTGACGTATCCTGAACCTGCCCCGGAGCGGCGGAGGCCAGAACGGGATTGAGGCATAGCGGCAGGAGAATTCCGAACACGGCAACGATCCGAGGCCTATACGATAGTGTCATCGCCATCCTCCGAAATGGGTCACGGTGGCTTCGTGGGACCATGGGGATGTCGCAATCGTCGTGCCAGCCGTCGGCAGTAGAGGCGATAGGCAAATCGGGTAAAGGCTCGTCAATGCATAGAGTTGTATCCGAGGGGTTCTGTCACTTCAGAGAGATTCAACAGAATTGTACGAGTCTGTCTGTGCAGACCCGCGGCTTGACAAATGTGAATCCGCAGTTCCCTCACGCGCTCGACATATGTGTCATGCCGGATTGGAGAGCGGGCGGTTTCATGACGCGCAATTACGCCTGTGCCATTGAGTTGTAGAACGATGAGCACTGAGCAGGATCATCGAGACAGGCAGGACATTCCCCCGAATCCACTTGGGGGAAGAACACTGGTGGTGGACGCCCGGGATGCCAAGGCCTATCCGAGGCCGAGCGACGCGCTCGCAGAGGCGGACGCGTTAGATCAAGTCTTCGTCCGGCCGGGAACCTATGAGGACAAGATCTTTGTGGCCTCTCGGCCGATCGCCCTCATCGGTGCCGGCCGGGATCTGGTTCAGGTATTCTCGCGGCGTGGTGCGCCCTTGTACCTGCAGCAAGTGCCGAGCGGGAGAATCAGTGGGATCAGCTTCCGCTATGTCGGAAGCGACCAGCATTCTGCCATGAATCTCCTTGATTCCACCTGCACCGTCACACAATGCCGCGCCATGGAGGGCATCCTTTCAGGCGTCGTCATCTACGGACCCGAATCCAGGCCGACGTTTGTGGGCAACGAGTTTTGTGGCAATCGGGAGTCGGGCTTGTTCGTGTTCGCCGGCGCGCAGCCTCGCCTGGCTGAGAATGTCTCCCGGGGCAATCATCATTTCGGCATTGCGGTACGAGACGACGGCAGTTACCCCGAACTGGTGAGAAATCAGTGCCGTGAGAATATGATGAGCGGCATCCTGCTGTTTCATCATGCCAAAGCGCTCCTGATGGACAACCGCTGTACGGACAATTCCCACTGGGGTTTCGTGATGACGCCAGACTGCATCCCGTCTCCGGATCAGGATGCCCTGGAATCCTCCAATACGCTGACGCCTAATCCACGGGGTGCGGTATCGGTGACCGAAACGCCGCTCTCTGAAATCGGGCGATAAGAGGTCAGAGGATGTTCAGGACTCGGCGTGGGCGGATTGCGTGTGGTAGCCGGAGGCTTCGTGAAAATAGAAGCCGCTGCCTCCTTGCTGCTTCGCGCGGTACATCGCTTCATCCGAATGTTTGAGAAGCTCGTCTATTCCCTGATCATCGTGCGGATAAACGGTGATTCCGATACTCACGCCGATTGATACGTGATGGCCTTTCAATTCAAAGGCCGAGGAGATAGCCTCCGCGATCCGCTTGGCCACTACGACGATACTGGCCTCCGACGGCACCCCTTCCAGAATGATCGTAAATTCATCGCCCCCCATGCGGGCGACGGTATCGACTTCGCGGACGCAGCTTTTCAATCGTTCCGACACCGCCTTCAACAATTCATCGCCGATGTCGTGGCCTAATGTATCGTTGACGGCCTTGAAGCGGTCGAGATCCAACAACATCAGCCCGATGGGCTGCTGGAGCCGTTTACTGCGGGCCATCGCTTGGATCAATCGGTCCCGAAACAGGCTGCGGTTGACCAAACCGGTAAGGTGATCGTATTGGGCGAGATAGGTCAGGCGTTCTTCCGTACGTTTGCGCTCGATCGCATACCGTACCGCCCTGGCGAGCAGTTCGGGATGTCCCTGTCCTTTGACCAGATAGTCCTGGGCTCCCTGTTGCACCGCTTGCAGGGCCAGAGCCTGGTCACTCACACCACTGAGTACGACCACCGGGATCGCCGGATTAGTCGCATGCACCTGCCGAACCGTCGGCAACCCAAAGGCGTCGGGAAGAGAGAGATCGAGAAGAATGGCGTCAAAACGGGTTTGACCGATGAGTGCCAATCCGTCGGCCAAGGTCTTGACGTGCGTAATGCGGAATTCCTCTATGCTCCATTCGGCCAACAGATCTTGGGTAAATTGGGCATCGACATCGTTGTCTTCTATAAGAAGAACGGCGATCATCGCTGGTTAACTCGTGTAGGAGACGTGATAAAGACGCGTGCAATTACCCGCTTGATTATAGCCAAGCGTGGAATACGGAGGAACAAAAAGTAGGAATATTGCACAGGGTTGGGAGATCATAAGCCTCGAGAGGTAGAACGGTGGAGACTAGGACACTCGCTCCATGTTGTTCGCGGCTTCGCAGGGGAATCTGTATTTCTTGGTGACGCGCCCGGAAGACAGGGCCTGATGGAGATCAGCCTTGGG from Nitrospira japonica harbors:
- a CDS encoding right-handed parallel beta-helix repeat-containing protein — protein: MSTEQDHRDRQDIPPNPLGGRTLVVDARDAKAYPRPSDALAEADALDQVFVRPGTYEDKIFVASRPIALIGAGRDLVQVFSRRGAPLYLQQVPSGRISGISFRYVGSDQHSAMNLLDSTCTVTQCRAMEGILSGVVIYGPESRPTFVGNEFCGNRESGLFVFAGAQPRLAENVSRGNHHFGIAVRDDGSYPELVRNQCRENMMSGILLFHHAKALLMDNRCTDNSHWGFVMTPDCIPSPDQDALESSNTLTPNPRGAVSVTETPLSEIGR
- a CDS encoding GGDEF domain-containing response regulator; amino-acid sequence: MIAVLLIEDNDVDAQFTQDLLAEWSIEEFRITHVKTLADGLALIGQTRFDAILLDLSLPDAFGLPTVRQVHATNPAIPVVVLSGVSDQALALQAVQQGAQDYLVKGQGHPELLARAVRYAIERKRTEERLTYLAQYDHLTGLVNRSLFRDRLIQAMARSKRLQQPIGLMLLDLDRFKAVNDTLGHDIGDELLKAVSERLKSCVREVDTVARMGGDEFTIILEGVPSEASIVVVAKRIAEAISSAFELKGHHVSIGVSIGITVYPHDDQGIDELLKHSDEAMYRAKQQGGSGFYFHEASGYHTQSAHAES
- the ybgF gene encoding tol-pal system protein YbgF, which encodes MTLSYRPRIVAVFGILLPLCLNPVLASAAPGQVQDTSRHLYDRVMEEFKHRDYEAALAGFRLFLELHAQTALAANAQYWVGECQYRMGRYKDALASFYNVVSYYPLSPKLPASTLKIGQTYTKLKDHEKARMMYERVLDEYPDSPEAEAARKALDMEQPRAESTTLPE
- a CDS encoding DUF2726 domain-containing protein; translated protein: MDQVLFWSALVIGICAMWWFKASRKQTPTQTEERTLPTGVILEPQPLLSDRDVRLYNLLRMAAQDRYIILARVPLLGILRVQVEGSGRMQMLRRMALQHVDFVLIHPGCRLVEHVVQVEGDQELNARETEKRQDIRRIVHASGIHLVVLEADRFYSVRQLEEMLGLAGE